In the genome of Mucilaginibacter sp. 14171R-50, the window GCGGCGCAATGCTGTAAATATCACTGTTTAAGTGGTATCTCAAAACCAAAGGTAGATCCTTTACCGGGCTCGCTTTCTACGTATAGCCTGCCACCGTGGCGCGTAATGATATCCTTGCTGATATACAGCCCTATTCCCAGTCCTGAAATATGCGAGGCAAGGTCGTCCACACGGTAAAAGCGCGAAAAAATGCGCTCCTGCTGTTCTTTGCTTATACCCATGCCAAAGTCCTGCACCGTTACAGCGGCCTTATCGTGGGATGCGGATACCGAAATATTGATCATATCGGCTTGTGGCGAGTATTTGATAGCGTTTGAAATGAGGTTGATCATCACCTGTTCGATACGTTGTTTATCGGCATGAACTACCAGGTCATGAATATCAGAGCAGATAATAATACGGTGTGTTTTGGTTGAATATTGCATCAGGTCGGCCACTTCATCAACCAGTTCGGGCAGGTTGAACGTACTCAACGAGAAAGGGAGCTTTCCGGCTTCAATCTTCGATACATCGAGCAGGTCTGATATAAGGTCCGACAGTTTATTTATCTGTGATAAGGCTTTTTGTATAAACACTTTGTTCCTGTCGTTTTCGCCCAGACTGCGGTCGATGATTTGCAGGTAGCCGTTAAGGCTGGTCATGGGTGTTTTTAACTCGTGACTGGCCAACCCTATAAATTCGTCTTTTTTTGAGTTGAGCTTTTGGATCTCCTCATACATTTGAGCGTTATCAAGCGCTACGCTGGCTTGTGATGATACACCCGATACCAGCATCTCATGTTCGCGGGTAAACCTGCCGGCTTCCGGATGGCCCAAAAACAGGCCGCCGATAACCTCGCCGCTTTTTGACACAACCGGTACCGCAAGATAACTTACTACAGGCAAATGGCCCTTTGGCATACCATAATGCGGATGGTTATGGCCATACCGGGGGTCTTTTGTAATGTCATCAACCCTAACAATGCCCAGGCCGTTAAAAGTATGCGCAAAAACATCAGTATTACGGGGCATCCCAAACTTTTCAAAGGCTTCCCTTGGCGCGCCTGATAAGGTGTATAACATGTACGATTCGCCCTGCTCGTCAAGCTTGTTGTAAAAGAACGCGCCAAAAGCTGCACCGGTAAGGGTGGTAGTGGCATCGGTAACTTTTTGCAATATCTCCTGTACATCCAGGTTCTCGGATATCGTTTTACCTATAGTGTTAAGCAGTTCCAGGTTTTCAGCGTATTGCTGTAAGGTGTTCTCGGCGAGCTGCTGTTTATAAACGTTCCGCGCAATTTTTGATGCGCCTATAACATTGCCTTTACGATCCTTGATGGGCGATATGGCCAGCGAAACCGGTATTTCCGTTCCATTTTTATGCCGGCGGTAGGTTTTATAGTGTTCAACCCTTTCGCCCTTTCTTATCTTAGTTAATATTTCAGTTTCTTCCTGCAGCCGTTCATGGGGTATCAATATGGTTATATGGCGGCCTATTACCTCTTCTTCGGTATATCCGAACAATTGCTGCGCGCCCCCGTTCCAGCTGGTAATAATGCCTTCAAGGGTTTTGCTTACTATCGCATCATCAGATGTGGTGACTATCGCGGCCAGCATAGCTTGTTTTCGCTCGCTGTTTCTTTGTTCGGTAACATCTAAAAGGGTGTTAATGGCACCGGTAAGTACGCCGTCGTCGTCAAACAAAGGCACCGGGTGCGTCAACACGTTAACTTGCTTACCATCGGGCTGTTCTATAATTATTTCCTGGCCATCAATAGCAACACCCTCTTTTATGGCGCGCGCCATCGGGCAATTGTGTAAGGGCAGGGGCTGCCCGTCGGGTTTTAATATTTTCAAAGCGCCGGTCCACAACTCCTGGTTTTTTTCGGGAGCACGGCCCCATAGTCCTACCGCGGCATCGTTGAACCAGGTAATCCGCCCATCTTTGTCGCAGGTGTAAACGGCCACCGGCAGGGCATTTAAAAGTGTATAAGATAGTGGTGTGTTCGCTATCGTGTTTATCATTTCTGAGCAGTGTATGGGCTTGGCATTGTCAACTAAACAGAATATGAAAATATTCTTATTTTGTGTAAATACAAATTTTTTAATGGTAGAACATCAGGCAATACACGTAATATGGCCCGCAAGAGTAGGTGTATCGGCAAATAAAAAATCAAAGTTGTATAGGCTATAAACTATTACAAAGCAAAAATGTTACGCCTATATAATAATAAAGTTTATGGCAGACATTGCACAGCGTTTCCCTCAAAACCCGTTACTGGCCCCAAAGGATCTTAAAGCCACATCCGAAGGCCTGCATATAGCATGTTTGCTAAACCCCGGCGTATTCAGGTTTAATGGCAAAATATGGCTGCTGGTAAGGGTGGCTGAGCG includes:
- a CDS encoding PAS domain S-box protein, which produces MINTIANTPLSYTLLNALPVAVYTCDKDGRITWFNDAAVGLWGRAPEKNQELWTGALKILKPDGQPLPLHNCPMARAIKEGVAIDGQEIIIEQPDGKQVNVLTHPVPLFDDDGVLTGAINTLLDVTEQRNSERKQAMLAAIVTTSDDAIVSKTLEGIITSWNGGAQQLFGYTEEEVIGRHITILIPHERLQEETEILTKIRKGERVEHYKTYRRHKNGTEIPVSLAISPIKDRKGNVIGASKIARNVYKQQLAENTLQQYAENLELLNTIGKTISENLDVQEILQKVTDATTTLTGAAFGAFFYNKLDEQGESYMLYTLSGAPREAFEKFGMPRNTDVFAHTFNGLGIVRVDDITKDPRYGHNHPHYGMPKGHLPVVSYLAVPVVSKSGEVIGGLFLGHPEAGRFTREHEMLVSGVSSQASVALDNAQMYEEIQKLNSKKDEFIGLASHELKTPMTSLNGYLQIIDRSLGENDRNKVFIQKALSQINKLSDLISDLLDVSKIEAGKLPFSLSTFNLPELVDEVADLMQYSTKTHRIIICSDIHDLVVHADKQRIEQVMINLISNAIKYSPQADMINISVSASHDKAAVTVQDFGMGISKEQQERIFSRFYRVDDLASHISGLGIGLYISKDIITRHGGRLYVESEPGKGSTFGFEIPLKQ